A region from the Lentimonas sp. CC4 genome encodes:
- the ltrA gene encoding group II intron reverse transcriptase/maturase, which yields MKARTGEAQLDLRWSKHEGEADWWTRAGNTSHGKHEAAEEDLLEAILDRANLKEAWRRVRVNNGSAGMDGMSIEAFPAFSQAHWSRIADQLRKGTYRPAAVRRVWIPKGNGEQRPLGIPTVLDRVIQQAIAQIIAPLFEVQFSEHSYGFRPGRRAHDAVKSIQQAAQKKRSYAVDCDLKSFFDKVDHRELMQRLKRRITDGRVLRLIARYLKAGTALPDGTREPTPAGVPQGGPLSPLLANIMLDDLDHELERRGHRFARYADDFIIVVKSKRAAERVMRSISGYIETKLKLIVNTAKTKVAELSQCSFLGFVITAKRIRCLDAKILAFKQTIRHITGRSWSIAMSERLERLRLYVNGWLGYYAMGIPYAQVRELDGWLRRRVRLCYWKQWRLPRTRFRNLLKLGINRKTIKQASRCRKGYWRCSNLRVVCIAMDNTWLAKQRCPSIKDKWINLSYPNG from the coding sequence ATGAAGGCTCGAACTGGAGAAGCGCAGCTTGACCTTCGGTGGTCGAAGCATGAGGGCGAAGCCGATTGGTGGACTCGTGCGGGCAACACATCGCATGGGAAGCATGAAGCTGCGGAGGAAGACCTACTGGAAGCGATCCTCGACCGCGCCAACTTGAAAGAGGCATGGCGTCGTGTGCGCGTGAACAATGGCTCGGCAGGAATGGACGGCATGTCCATCGAAGCCTTTCCTGCGTTCTCTCAAGCACATTGGTCTCGGATCGCGGATCAGTTAAGAAAGGGGACCTATCGACCAGCCGCGGTGCGCCGCGTCTGGATACCGAAGGGCAACGGGGAGCAACGCCCATTGGGCATCCCCACGGTATTGGATCGTGTGATCCAGCAAGCCATCGCTCAAATCATTGCGCCTTTGTTTGAGGTGCAGTTCAGTGAGCATAGCTACGGTTTCCGCCCAGGACGCCGAGCACATGATGCGGTGAAGTCGATCCAGCAGGCTGCGCAAAAGAAGCGCAGCTATGCAGTCGATTGCGATCTCAAGTCGTTCTTCGACAAGGTTGATCACCGCGAACTGATGCAGCGCTTAAAGCGTCGTATTACAGACGGTCGGGTGTTACGCCTGATCGCTCGTTACTTGAAGGCAGGCACCGCCTTGCCCGATGGGACGCGAGAACCCACCCCAGCAGGGGTGCCACAAGGTGGGCCGCTGAGTCCGCTGCTGGCAAATATCATGCTTGATGATCTCGATCATGAGTTAGAGAGACGTGGACATCGTTTCGCTCGTTATGCCGATGACTTCATAATCGTCGTTAAAAGCAAACGCGCGGCGGAGCGAGTCATGCGCAGTATCAGTGGCTACATCGAAACGAAGCTGAAGCTGATCGTAAACACCGCGAAAACCAAAGTGGCGGAGCTCAGTCAATGCAGCTTCCTCGGCTTTGTGATTACGGCCAAACGTATCCGTTGTTTGGATGCCAAGATCTTGGCGTTTAAGCAAACCATCCGTCATATCACAGGTCGCAGTTGGAGCATCGCCATGAGCGAGCGTCTCGAACGGCTGCGGCTCTACGTGAACGGCTGGCTTGGCTACTACGCCATGGGAATCCCGTATGCACAAGTCCGAGAGCTGGACGGCTGGCTGCGCCGCCGTGTGCGGCTCTGCTATTGGAAACAATGGCGACTGCCGCGCACACGTTTTCGTAATCTGCTTAAACTCGGAATCAATCGAAAGACCATCAAGCAGGCCAGTCGCTGCCGCAAAGGCTATTGGCGTTGTAGCAATCTGCGCGTCGTGTGTATCGCTATGGATAACACATGGCTTGCCAAACAAAGATGTCCCTCAATCAAAGACAAGTGGATCAACCTTAGCTATCCTAACGGATAG
- a CDS encoding integron integrase codes for MKTIQFPRWAEVLGASDFPQKDRESYKVTLRWYLGWCHRHSVGCNVESARDFIDWARQEKQANEWMVERWREPIRWFFVTAKAQALGKSDVGLPEMAKQNLKAETLKAESDGCGKVEGAKVEQSACVAKPVSSWKYESVNDTSAERIEGRTGDENEILKVMRRLGRALTTERNYVRIYRDFVRQSGVRAGVEMKAAQVKSYLDYLAMVREVASSTQKQALNALVFVAEKVFELELGDIGDFARAKNRKKIPVVMSKDETRRFLSKMKGEKCLMAQVQYSTGLRISELCRLRVMDLDFERHQIIVRNGKGGKDRVVPLSEKLIEPLKAHLMEVRVLFEEDMLDESIAGVYQPAALARKHKNAGRDWRWQWLWPSRKISTDPRGGLRRRHHVLPNAYQRAVYEAGKRAVPMKRITSHVLRHSFATHLLDDGMDIRTVQDLLGHANVETTQIYTHVMKKPGMGVRSPLDSL; via the coding sequence ATGAAAACCATACAATTTCCCCGTTGGGCTGAGGTGTTGGGGGCCTCGGATTTTCCGCAGAAAGATCGCGAAAGCTACAAAGTGACGCTGCGTTGGTATTTAGGTTGGTGTCATCGTCATTCAGTGGGTTGCAATGTAGAGTCGGCGCGTGATTTTATTGATTGGGCTAGGCAGGAGAAACAGGCGAATGAGTGGATGGTGGAACGTTGGCGTGAGCCGATTCGGTGGTTTTTTGTGACAGCTAAGGCGCAGGCCTTAGGAAAATCTGATGTAGGTCTGCCGGAAATGGCGAAGCAAAACCTGAAAGCGGAAACACTGAAAGCTGAGAGTGATGGTTGTGGGAAGGTCGAAGGTGCGAAGGTGGAGCAGTCTGCCTGTGTCGCGAAGCCGGTCTCAAGTTGGAAATACGAATCAGTCAATGATACGTCTGCGGAACGGATCGAGGGGCGCACTGGCGATGAAAATGAGATATTAAAGGTCATGCGTCGGCTGGGGAGGGCGTTGACGACGGAGCGCAACTATGTGCGGATCTACCGAGATTTCGTAAGGCAGAGTGGAGTGCGTGCGGGTGTTGAGATGAAGGCCGCGCAGGTGAAGTCGTATTTGGACTATTTAGCGATGGTGCGGGAGGTTGCTTCGTCGACACAGAAGCAGGCGCTCAATGCGTTGGTGTTTGTGGCTGAGAAAGTGTTTGAACTAGAGCTGGGTGATATTGGGGATTTTGCGCGAGCAAAGAACCGCAAGAAAATCCCAGTGGTGATGAGTAAGGATGAGACACGTCGCTTCCTTTCAAAGATGAAGGGAGAGAAGTGCCTGATGGCGCAGGTTCAGTATTCGACAGGGTTACGTATTTCGGAGCTGTGCCGTCTGCGTGTGATGGATTTAGATTTTGAACGCCATCAGATCATCGTTCGCAACGGTAAGGGCGGTAAGGATCGTGTCGTGCCACTCTCTGAAAAATTGATTGAGCCACTGAAGGCGCATTTGATGGAGGTGCGTGTATTGTTTGAGGAAGATATGCTTGATGAGAGTATTGCTGGCGTGTATCAGCCCGCAGCCTTAGCGCGTAAGCATAAGAACGCAGGCAGAGACTGGCGCTGGCAATGGCTCTGGCCGAGTCGTAAAATCTCGACAGACCCGCGTGGCGGATTGCGGCGGAGGCATCATGTATTGCCTAATGCGTATCAGCGGGCGGTGTATGAGGCGGGTAAGCGTGCGGTGCCAATGAAGCGGATCACCAGCCATGTGCTGCGGCATAGTTTTGCGACGCATTTGCTCGATGATGGGATGGATATCCGCACAGTGCAGGATCTGCTGGGCCATGCGAATGTGGAGACGACGCAGATCTACACACATGTCATGAAGAAGCCTGGGATGGGGGTGCGTAGTCCGCTGGATTCGTTGTGA